In a single window of the Nicotiana tomentosiformis chromosome 8, ASM39032v3, whole genome shotgun sequence genome:
- the LOC104110715 gene encoding beta-glucosidase 13-like isoform X1 gives MAMRRTLFSFFCFLFINLFALTSSAAIPAKRFYGPFNKTAFPSDFAFGASSAAYQIEGEALKGGRGPSIWDTFTRQHPEKIFDRSTGDVAVDFYHRYKEDIQLLKELGFKAFRLSISWSRILPYGKVSKGVNPEGIKFYNNVFNELISNGITPFVTLFHWDTPQALEDEYGGFMSSQIAKDYGDFVDICFKEFGDRVKYWITLNEPLSYSMNGYAKGTFAPGRCSNFVGNCTKGNSGTEPYIVAHNLLLAHATGVKVYKEKYQKTQNGQIGVTLVTHWFVPKINTPQGLKAPIRALDFMLGWFLDPITYGDYPTSMKAIVGRRLPKFTPEQSKLVKGSMDFLGINYYTTYYASPMLSINRLNLSYTTDNLADLTTQKDGKPIGTPTALDWLFIYPRGIYGLMLHIKNKYNNPPIYITENGMAEANNNALSLKESLNDDTRIKYYEGHLWFLSKAIKDGANVKGHFVWSFLDDYEWDAGFTVRFGLTFVDYKNGLKRYHKKSAYWYKDFLLYTGK, from the exons ATGGCTATGAGAAGAACTCTCTTTAGCTTCTTCTGCTTTCTTTTTATCAATTTGTTTGCTTTAACGAGCTCTGCTGCAATTCCAGCAAAACGGTTTTATGGTCCATTTAATAAAACAGCATTTCCTTCTGACTTTGCTTTTGGTGCTTCATCTGCTGCTTACCAG ATAGAAGGAGAAGCTCTTAAAGGAGGCAGAGGACCAAGTATATGGGATACTTTCACTCGCCAACACCCAG AAAAGATCTTTGACCGTTCGACTGGAGATGTTGCTGTTGATTTCTATCATCGGTATAAG GAAGATATTCAATTGCTTAAGGAACTGGGATTCAAAGCTTTCAGGTTGTCTATCTCTTGGTCTCGGATTTTACCAT ATGGGAAGGTAAGCAAAGGAGTGAATCCAGAAGGCATTAAATTTTACAATAATGTCTTCAACGAACTTATCTCTAATG GTATTACTCCATTTGTGACTCTATTCCACTGGGACACACCACAAGCCCTTGAAGATGAATATGGAGGGTTTATGAGCTCACAAATTGC GAAAGACTACGGTGATTTTGTGGACATTTGCTTCAAAGAATTTGGAGATAGAGTGAAGTATTGGATCACTTTGAATGAGCCACTCTCTTATAGTATGAATGGATATGCAAAAGGAACCTTTGCACCAGGAAGATGTTCTAATTTTGTAGGAAATTGTACAAAGGGTAACTCTGGAACTGAGCCATATATTGTGGCTCATAACTTGCTTCTTGCCCATGCAACTGGTGTTAAGGTGTACAAAGAAAAATATCAG aaAACTCAGAATGGCCAGATAGGAGTTACTTTGGTCACTCACTGGTTTGTGCCCAAAATCAACACACCTCAAGGACTCAAGGCTCCAATAAGAGCTCTTGACTTTATGCTTGGGTG GTTTTTGGATCCAATAACATATGGTGACTATCCAACAAGCATGAAAGCTATTGTAGGGCGTAGGCTCCCAAAATTCACACCAGAACAATCAAAGTTAGTGAAAGGATCAATGGATTTCTTAGGAATTAATTACTATACTACATATTATGCTTCTCCTATGCTTTCCATCAATAGGCTTAACCTCAGCTACACCACAGACAATCTTGCTGATCTTACAA CACAAAAGGACGGAAAACCTATTGGCACACCG ACTGCTTTGGATTGGCTTTTCATTTATCCAAGAGGAATCTATGGTCTTATGCTTCACATCAAGAATAAATACAACAATCCTCCCATCTACATCACTGAAAATG GAATGGCAGAAGCCAATAATAACGCATTGTCACTTAAAGAATCTCTTAATGACGACACGAGGATTAAGTATTATGAGGGTCATCTATGGTTTCTATCAAAAGCTATAAA GGATGGAGCAAATGTAAAAGGACATTTTGTGTGGTCATTTTTAGATGACTATGAATGGGATGCTGGTTTTACTGTCCGATTTGGCCTCACTTTTGTTGATTACAAAAATGGACTGAAGCGATACCATAAGAAATCTGCTTATTGGTACAAGGACTTTCTCTTGTATACcggcaaataa
- the LOC104110715 gene encoding beta-glucosidase 13-like isoform X2, with the protein MAMRRTLFSFFCFLFINLFALTSSAAIPAKRFYGPFNETAFPFDFVFGASSAAYQIEGEALKGGRGPSIWDTFTRQHPEKIFDRSTGDVAVDFYHRYKEDIQLLKELGFKAFRLSISWSRILPYGKVSKGVNPEGIKFYNNVFNELISNGITPFVTLFHWDTPQALEDEYGGFMSSQIAKDYGDFVDICFKEFGDRVKYWITLNEPLSYSMNGYAKGTFAPGRCSNFVGNCTKGNSGTEPYIVAHNLLLAHATGVKVYKEKYQKTQNGQIGVTLVTHWFVPKINTPQGLKAPIRALDFMLGWFLDPITYGDYPTSMKAIVGRRLPKFTPEQSKLVKGSMDFLGINYYTTYYASPMLSINRLNLSYTTDNLADLTTQKDGKPIGTPTALDWLFIYPRGIYGLMLHIKNKYNNPPIYITENGMAEANNNALSLKESLNDDTRIKYYEGHLWFLSKAIKDGANVKGHFVWSFLDDYEWDAGFTVRFGLTFVDYKNGLKRYHKKSAYWYKDFLLYTGK; encoded by the exons ATGGCTATGAGAAGAACTCTCTTTAGCTTCTTCTGCTTTCTTTTTATCAATTTGTTTGCTTTAACGAGCTCTGCTGCAATTCCAGCAAAACGGTTTTATGGTCCATTTAATGAAACAGCATTTCCTTTTGACTTTGTTTTTGGTGCTTCATCTGCTGCTTACCAG ATAGAAGGAGAAGCTCTTAAAGGAGGCAGAGGACCAAGTATATGGGATACTTTCACTCGCCAACACCCAG AAAAGATCTTTGACCGTTCGACTGGAGATGTTGCTGTTGATTTCTATCATCGGTATAAG GAAGATATTCAATTGCTTAAGGAACTGGGATTCAAAGCTTTCAGGTTGTCTATCTCTTGGTCTCGGATTTTACCAT ATGGGAAGGTAAGCAAAGGAGTGAATCCAGAAGGCATTAAATTTTACAATAATGTCTTCAACGAACTTATCTCTAATG GTATTACTCCATTTGTGACTCTATTCCACTGGGACACACCACAAGCCCTTGAAGATGAATATGGAGGGTTTATGAGCTCACAAATTGC GAAAGACTACGGTGATTTTGTGGACATTTGCTTCAAAGAATTTGGAGATAGAGTGAAGTATTGGATCACTTTGAATGAGCCACTCTCTTATAGTATGAATGGATATGCAAAAGGAACCTTTGCACCAGGAAGATGTTCTAATTTTGTAGGAAATTGTACAAAGGGTAACTCTGGAACTGAGCCATATATTGTGGCTCATAACTTGCTTCTTGCCCATGCAACTGGTGTTAAGGTGTACAAAGAAAAATATCAG aaAACTCAGAATGGCCAGATAGGAGTTACTTTGGTCACTCACTGGTTTGTGCCCAAAATCAACACACCTCAAGGACTCAAGGCTCCAATAAGAGCTCTTGACTTTATGCTTGGGTG GTTTTTGGATCCAATAACATATGGTGACTATCCAACAAGCATGAAAGCTATTGTAGGGCGTAGGCTCCCAAAATTCACACCAGAACAATCAAAGTTAGTGAAAGGATCAATGGATTTCTTAGGAATTAATTACTATACTACATATTATGCTTCTCCTATGCTTTCCATCAATAGGCTTAACCTCAGCTACACCACAGACAATCTTGCTGATCTTACAA CACAAAAGGACGGAAAACCTATTGGCACACCG ACTGCTTTGGATTGGCTTTTCATTTATCCAAGAGGAATCTATGGTCTTATGCTTCACATCAAGAATAAATACAACAATCCTCCCATCTACATCACTGAAAATG GAATGGCAGAAGCCAATAATAACGCATTGTCACTTAAAGAATCTCTTAATGACGACACGAGGATTAAGTATTATGAGGGTCATCTATGGTTTCTATCAAAAGCTATAAA GGATGGAGCAAATGTAAAAGGACATTTTGTGTGGTCATTTTTAGATGACTATGAATGGGATGCTGGTTTTACTGTCCGATTTGGCCTCACTTTTGTTGATTACAAAAATGGACTGAAGCGATACCATAAGAAATCTGCTTATTGGTACAAGGACTTTCTCTTGTATACcggcaaataa